A single genomic interval of Argopecten irradians isolate NY chromosome 8, Ai_NY, whole genome shotgun sequence harbors:
- the LOC138329415 gene encoding RING finger protein 141-like, protein MGQGKSFPDPEKTVGLFHGKLKLHLGTITKIAKLSYNDLIQSVKDINELTTTFTDHKGKQLLFSVEAGTDTTIFWKHTIRICCQKVNTRRNLIESSRILNLRQYIEVYSEITDQVSSLSLASDQTDMPSPLAASSDISASIIFEEAARKVDPEELECCICMENKSEIILACSHKFCESCIDQWNVSSQTCPICRAKVRSTDDTWVLTEKPSANEFQSEVKDYLLGMVDNKGHPDSH, encoded by the exons ATGGGTCAGGGAAAGAGTTTTCCCGACCCAGAGAAAACAGTGGGACTTTTCCATGGCAAGCTGAAATTGCATTTAGGGACCATTACAAAGATAGCCAAATTGTCATACAATGACCTTATACAATCTGTGAAGGATATTAATGAATT AACTACAACCTTTACAGACCACAAAGGGAAACAGCTCTTGTTTTCTGTGGAAGCTGGAACAGATACAACCATATTTTGGAAACACACCATACGCATCTGTTGTCAGAAG GTAAACACACGACGTAACCTCATTGAGTCGTCGCGGATCCTCAATCTACGCCAGTACATTGAGGTGTACAGTGAGATAACAGACCAAGTGTCTAGTCTCTCACTCGCCTCAGACCAAACAGACATGCCTTCGCCCCTTGCAGCCTCCAGTGATATATCAGCCTCCATTATATTTGAAGA GGCGGCGAGGAAGGTTGACCCAGAAGAATTGGAGTGCTGTATATGTATGGAGAATAAATCCGAGATCATCCTCGCATGCAGCCATAAGTTTTGTGAGAGTTGTATCGACCAATG GAATGTCTCAAGTCAAACCTGTCCAATATGTCGTGCTAAAGTACGCAGTACAGATGATACCTGGGTGCTGACCGAGAAGCCCTCCGCTAACGAGTTCCAGTCTGAGGTGAAGGATTACCTGTTGGGAATGGTAGACAATAAGGGCCATCCAGACTCACATTAG